The sequence GCATCCAGTGGAAAGGAGTTCACATGTGCGGGGGGTCCCTGATCAACAACGAATGGGTGGTGACGGCCGCTCATTGCTTCTACCAGTGAGTCCAGGGgttctccagccccagctctgccggtgcccctcactcccgacccacagcccctggccagcccagccctgccccccacagctctgccggtgcccctcactcccgacccgcagcccctgccagcccggccctgcccccccagctctgccggtgcccctcactcccgacccgcagcccctgccagcccagccctgccccccccccagctctgccgttgccccccactcccgacccgcagcccctgccagcccagtcctgcccacccccagctctgccggtgcccctcactcccgacccgcagcccctgccagcccagccctgcccccccccagctctgccggtgccccccactcccgacccgcagcccctgccagcccagccctgctcgcccccagctctgccggtgcccctcactcccgacccacagcccctgctagcccagccctgcccccccagctctgccggtgcccctcactcccgacccacagcccctgccagcccagccctgcccccccagctctgccggtgcccctcactcccgacccacagcccctgccagcccagccctgccccctcagctctgccggtgcccctcactcccgacccgcagcccctgcccacccccagctctgccggtgcccctcactcccgacccgcagcccctgccagcccagccctgcccacccccagctctgccggtgcccctcactcccgacccgcagcccctgccagcccagccctgcccatccccagctctgccggtgcccctcactcctgacccgcagcccctgccagcccagccctgccccccccagctctgccggtgcccctcactcccgacccgcagcccctgccagcccagccctgcccacccccagctctgccggtgcccctcactcccgacccgcagcccctgccagcccagccctgccccccccagctctgccggtgcccctcactcccgacccgcagcccctgctagcccagccctgccccccccagctctgccggtgcccctcactcccgacccgcaggccctgccagcccagccctgccccccgccccagctctgccggtgcccctcactcccgacccgcagcccctgccagcccagccctgcccccccgcagctctgccggtgcccctcactcccgacccgcaggccctgccagcccagccctgcccacccccagctctgccggtgcccctcactcccgacccgcagcccctgccagcccagccctgccccccccagctctgccggtgcccctcactcccgacccgcagcccctgctagcccagccctgccccccccagctctgccggtgcccctcactcccgacccgcaggccctgccagcccagccctgccccccgccccagctctgccggtgcccctcactcccgacccgcagcccctgccagcccagccctgcccccccgcagctctgccggtgcccctcactcccgacccgcaggccctgccagcccagccctgcccacccccagctctgccggtgcccctcactcccgacccgcagcccctgccagcccagccctgcccacccccagctctgccggtgcccctcactcccgacccgcagcccctgccagtccagccctgccccccccagctctgccggtgcccctcactcccgactcgcagcccctgccagccctgacccccccagctctgccggtgcccctcactcccgacccgcagcccctgccagcccagccctgcccacccccagctctgccggtgcccctcactcccgacccgcagcccctgccagcccagccctgcccacccccagctctgccggtgcccctcactcccgacccgcagcccctgccagcccagccctgcccccccagctctgccggtgcccctcactcccgactcgcagcccctgccagccctgacccccccagctctgccggtgcccctcactcccgacccgcagcccctgctagcccagccctgcccccccgccccagctctgccggtgcccctcactcccgacccgcagccccctgctagcccagccctgcccccccccagctctgcaggtgcccctcactcccgacccgcagcccctgccagcccagccctgccccccccagctctgccggtgcccctcactcccgacccgcagcccctgccagcccagccctgccccccgccccagctctgccggtgcccctcactcctgccctgtcACTGATGCGTTTCTCTGCCCCCAACCAGGGTCCGGAACCTGACCCAGTACCGGGTGGTGCTGGGGGCCCATCAACTGCTGAAGCCAAGCCCCAACGCGTGCGCCTGCCCGGTCCAGCGCATCATTGCCAACCCCCGCTATGCCGGGCAGACCACGAGCGGAGACATCGCCCTGATCCAGCTGGCCAGGCCGGTGAATTTCACTGACTACATCCTGCCCATCTGCCTCCCAGATGTCTCCGTCAACTTCCCCCCAGGCAAAGTCTGCTGGGTGACCGGCTGGGGCCACGTGCGCTCCTGGGGTAGGTCAGGATGGGACACCCGGGGTGGGGATGGGTCCTTGGGGTAGGTCTAGGGGAATGCGGGTCCAGAGAATGGGAAGGAGTGAGGTCTGGCAGGGGTCAGGCGATCTGGAGTACTAGTAAtgggtgaaagaaagaaagaaagaaagaaagaaagaaagaaagaaagaaattaaatgaaataaaaagagcAAGTCTGACCCCTAGTGTTAAAGGAGGGGACAAAGAGTGAATTGacgcattaaaaaaaaagaaaaggaaggaagaggcCTAACGTTAAGGGTGGGACGCACCGAGAGAAGGACAGAGTGTAAAAATGAAAGAATGAGCCCTCGAGTTAAAGACAGGGGGCatggcagagaaagagagaatgagacAATGAATGAAAGAGTGAAAAAAGCCTTGGACTTAAcgggagggcagagagagaacaaaagaaTGAGAACCCTGTGGTTGCAGGAGGGatagagagagaagggaagaacaaggaaatgaaggaaagaaagaaatgaactGTAGAGTAGGAAGAAAGGGAATGGGGGaatggggaaaagaaagaaaaggggaatggataagaaagaaagaactcCTGCGTTAGAAGGGGCTTAGAAAGATCAAATGAGGAAATGAATGGAAGGAAGCGTGGAAGAGCCGTGGATTTAATGGGTGAGCTGCGGGAGAAGGAACGCCGGAGCAGACAACGGCAGAACGGCAGGGTGCTCTGGGAAGGGTAGTTCAGCGCTGCCCCCCaggggccaggctcagcccagcgCCTCACCACCAGCTCTTGCTACCCCTTGCAGTGGACCTGCCCTCCCCGCAGACCCTGCAGAAGCTGCAAGTCCCCATCATCGACTCCAAGACGTGCAGGAACCTGTACCTCACCAACATGCACAACAGGCCACCGAACAGGAATATCCAGGATGACATGATCTGTGCCGGTTACGCCGAGGGCATGAGGGATGCCTGCAATGTGAGAGCCCCcagccagagaacccaggagtcctggctcccagccccccctgctctaaccaccagaccccactccccttccagagccagggagagaacccagaagtcctggctgtcagcccagggagcaggctgaGGGAATGGGGGTGTGTATAGGCCCAGGGTCCCATCACAGAGCAGGTCACAGCTACTAGACAGTGCCTGGGTTCTGTGCAAGCAATCCCTTTGCAGCATCACAGGGCAACTGTTATCCACctgccaagccccaccccagaagtggctgcattttagtacTAGGCCAGCCATCCCTTTGTAGCACTGCTGTGTGTATCCagttgccccaccccagaggtggctgcatttcagagctgCCACCTGCAGAGACCCtcctgaccgagatcagggccccattgtgattaaggaagtctgtggcatagcTCAGAATAGACCCCTAGCCCCTGCActaacccttctctctctcggCTCCTTAGGGTGACTCTGGTGGCCCTATGGCGTGCATTGTGGGTGATGTCTGGGTGCTGGCCGGAATTGTCAGCTGGGGCGAAGGCTGCGCCATCAAAAACCGCCCTGGAGTGTACAGTCGCCTCACCTCCTACCAAAGCTGGATCCGGGAATATATCCCCAGTCTAGAGTTCGTCAAGGAGCCCAAAGGCCGGGAATCCCGTGCTGTGGCAGGCATCAAGGGGCAAAAGCACCCTGGCGCTGGCTGGCCCAGCCAGGCTGCCTCTGTCGTTGCCAGCACCCTGCTGCTCTTTGCCTGCCTTCTGCATCTGATTTAAAACCAAGGTGGGTGgacagaggaaaagagagaattcCCCCACTCTTCTGTCAAGCTACAAGGAAAAGGAAGAAGGAATCTATATCTCTGGTCCAGTCTCCCCAGTGTTGGCTACCTAAAGGCCCTGGGTTTTAGCatttgggaaaatattttaaacatttaaaaactaaggaaattcccagacaaaaaactTTGTGAAACACTATAAATGTGTGTACATTCCTCTGCAACTACAGCAAGGGTGCCATAGTCACGAGGGGATCAACCAGTTGTTCTGGGTCTCTATCTTCGTGTATATATTTAGGACTAGGGAGTTTAAGATGGAACAAAACAACTTTTGCTGATCATTTCATAAATACGTGGGGCCCGGCAATCAGCATCTGTTTTTGCAAGGCGGGTGAGATAACTTCGGAGGTTTTGGCTGAGGGTGAAGCtaatcaaaaatgttttgaatgttgcTAATTTGACAACAACATGTCAACATTTCAGATTTTGACCAGGAAACGATTGATAAGTATTAATGCCATCGGACAAGGCCCGGGGAAGACCTCATCTGGACTCCTGTGCTCAGTTCTGGGCACCCGAGTTAAAGAAAGTGGGACTCAGAGTTGGATAGGTGCAGAAAAGGTCTTCAAAGACGATCAGGGGATTGGGAAGCCGATCTTCTTAGAAGAGACTCAGAGAGATTAGCTTTTTTCACCTAAAAAAacaaagactgagaggggaactGAGTTTGTAAATGTAGAAAATTTGAAAATTGCAAATTTAGATGAGGAAAATAATAGGAAAAATActgacataaataaataaaaatgttttcaattcTCCTCTTCCACCACCACCGTCTTTTGAGCAGCCATCTGGGTTACAAACCATAAGAATAGGCATTTTGTTTCCTGTTATGGCCAATTTGAAGTGGAAGTCTCTTTCCCTGGGTTGAATGACCCCCTATATAAATTTGAGAGGATATTTGTTGGATTATATTTACAATGGATTAATTGATGGCATTTCTCACATGAACTAGATCTAAAAATCATAAAACACAGATATTTAAGTACTGAGATAATCTGTGTAGCTTTATGGTGTTTCCACTGCAAACTGTGAATGCTCTAGAGCTCATATGTTTTGATATAAAGGAGTAGTCCGGTAGCTGGACACAACATTGATGGATAAATAGAGGTGTGTTGATAAACATGCCAGAATTACGGGTATTTGTGGAAATGGTTTGAGTTTCCCAGTATTTCAAACATTTAACTTTATtgtgattttaaatatttcaggcTTTGCAGATGTTTTGTAAGTGAATTGGTTACGGCTTTAACAAagttttttgtctgggaatttccttagTTTTTGTAATCTACAAAAACTTGATGTCGTTGGttattatttttcttctgatCGAGCGTCTGTTTCGCTATCAGAGATGCAGTAGCTTGTTTCACTCACACACAAGATAATGCAGCATTCCCATATATTGCCACTGGAGCGTATGACTTCTTTGGTCAAGAGATGGTTAGCAGATGGAGGCTGCAAACTCCACCGACTGTGCCAGTGGGGAAACGTAACCTTCTCAACCGCTGTTAATAGACTCCTTCGACCTAGCTGCTTAGACAGGGCATCGTGACTCTGCCGGCAGAATTGCTGGGACCCTTGGGCCAGAGAGATTAGTCTCAGGGAGTTTGCATTCTTAAATGAAGTTTATAAACTCTGCGTCCTTGGGTTGACATTCTCAGAAGGTTCCAAACGTGGCAGGCGATAACAGGGACAAATGAGTCTCCCCTCAGTGAGTGCCAATCCAGATTCTTCTCACCACTTGTTTAacgaaggcccagatcctccagggAGCTGAATTTCACTGGGAGCTAGGCACCTAGATAccttttcaggatctgggccgAGAAGTGTGAGCTGAACACCAGAGAAGCCAATGGCTCCTTACCGTTGATTGGGTCTCCAGCTCCACTAAGGGGTGGACAACGGAATTGTCTCAGTCTGCAGCAagggttggatatcaggaaaaactttccagaTCTAAGGCTAGTTCAGGGCCAGGACGGGctccctggggaggtggtggaggcCCCAtcgctggaggtttttaagaacaggttgggcaaacacctctcagggagggtctaggttgacttggccctgcctcagcgtGGTGGGACTGTACGAGACGACCTCTTGCGACCCCCGTCCCGCCCGCCGCTTCTGTGATAGGCACCTCCCGCCAAGTGAATTGTTCGTAGAGAGGAGCTGGGTTGTTTCTCCACCCTGGGAGTCCACCTCCGAGCCACCAGCCGCGGCTTGCAGGCCTTTTATGTTGTTTAATGTGTCCAACGTGCATTCTGGATACGCTCAGGCCTGGATTCTTCTTTCTAAGCCAATAAACTCCTTCCAATCCAAATGCAGCCTCTTGGAGCTAATAAGCGACGGAAATAAAGTGCAGCTGGGAGGCCTCTGTTCCAGACATtcgggagaaggggggggggggcgggattcCTGCTTTGTTTTTTGGGGGCTGCCCTTAAAACTGGTCCAATTTGCACAGTAGCTGCAACTCAGAGCAAGCAGAGACGGGCCGTGCAACACAGCCTAGGTGGGGCGTCTCCGTTGGGGAGCAGACGGGCCGGGGACGATCCTGCCCCGGGCggggatgggggctgggggaggtgggccATCTTTATGGGAGCTGGGGGACAAGCTGAAGGCCTCGTTCTAGGGCTGGCCTGATGTTCCCTTCCTGGAGAAGGGAATTCAGAATCCCCTGGGTGCCGGCCAGTTCCCTGCTGCTGATCCAGGTGGGGGATGCAAAGCGGAACACGTGCAGCTGTGCACATCTGGATGTGAGCCACAGACATGTCTCCCCCCGCTCTCCCTGCAAGGCCCGGAGGTGCTGGAAGGGAggcagaggggcgggggtgggctggTTCAGACAGGACCCCGCTGGGTTACTTCCAGCCCTGGGTGAGCTTGCGGCTCCAGCCAGATGCTGCCTGCTCCCAGGGTTGAGCTGAAGGCTATATTAAAACCAGAGGAAGTTTAACCCTATAGAGCCTAGGCTTAGAATCCTTCCTCGaccaatagaacccaggagtcctggctcccagccacccgcTGCTCTAATCCttgagaccccactcccctcccagagctgagagagaacccaggagtcctggctcccagcccccccgatctaaccactagcccccactccctcccctcccagagctgcggagataacccaggagtcctggctcccacacaCCCTGCCaatctaaccactagcccccacttccctccgagagccggggagagaacccaggagtcctggctcccagcccctcccgctctaacccaccaacccccactcccctcccccagagccagggagaaaacccaggagttctgagcCCCAGCTGACCCTCGCAGTCCCCAGAAGGCGCCTCTGTCTCCGCCCCCCATCACCGCTGGCCCAGGCCCATTCACACGTGAGCCTGTGAACGGTGAACAATATGTTCACGCCAAGTCGCCCGGAGGGCGTGGGTGTCCTTAGCTCAGGCCACGgctgtgattcccccccccctttcatttcCTGCCAGATGTTGTGTTTACACGCAGCCCCTGTGCCACGATTTAGAGCCTGTAAGCTGATCCCCTGCCtttgggggtgtctggggggcggggagccgagcGGAAAACACGGGAAGACGGGAGCAGAGCTAGCTGCGATCCAGGTCAGCTCCAGCCAGACAAGTCAGGGGCTGCGGGCTGGGAGTCGACGGGACGCACACGGCACCATGGAGGTAACTGGcaccgggggtgctgggggggggttggaaagtAGGAGGCCGACGGAGCTAAGTGAGAACAGAGGCAGGCCCCTCCGGGTATGGGATCGCACAAGCGCTCTGCCTTGGCAGATGGGTCTGTCTCGGCTCTGCCTGGTAGCAACGGCTAGAAACGCTCCTTGTCCGGCCAACCATCTCCTACAGGGCTAGCTAGTGATCCCCAGACCCACCACCCCCGCTTCTCCTCCTTTCTGTCTAGCCATCCCCACGCATACCCGTCTGTCCACCTACCTATCCCATAA is a genomic window of Malaclemys terrapin pileata isolate rMalTer1 chromosome 4, rMalTer1.hap1, whole genome shotgun sequence containing:
- the LOC128836234 gene encoding serine protease 27-like, producing the protein MEERQTKASGLSWARRMGSLILHIVLMGAQQSEANGVCGKPQLNLNRLVKGQDTVPGEFPWQASIQWKGVHMCGGSLINNEWVVTAAHCFYQVRNLTQYRVVLGAHQLLKPSPNACACPVQRIIANPRYAGQTTSGDIALIQLARPVNFTDYILPICLPDVSVNFPPGKVCWVTGWGHVRSWVDLPSPQTLQKLQVPIIDSKTCRNLYLTNMHNRPPNRNIQDDMICAGYAEGMRDACNGDSGGPMACIVGDVWVLAGIVSWGEGCAIKNRPGVYSRLTSYQSWIREYIPSLEFVKEPKGRESRAVAGIKGQKHPGAGWPSQAASVVASTLLLFACLLHLI